A region from the Aphis gossypii isolate Hap1 chromosome 1, ASM2018417v2, whole genome shotgun sequence genome encodes:
- the LOC126549160 gene encoding ribosomal protein S6 kinase beta-1-like: MAPEILTRSGHGKPADWWSLGAVMFDMITGTPPFRADSMDGAEDTVANILTRDLEIPLYISMEASDLLSKLLERQVSSRLGSGLNEAEEIKNHCFFQQIDWKEITNRTCEPPYIPILSGADDTTQFDSRFTDQPPDLLANQIKIVEKVYLYYNLVILRYLN; the protein is encoded by the exons AT GGCACCGGAAATCTTGACTAGGAGTGGTCATGGGAAACCGGCCGATTGGTGGTCACTCGGAGCTGTCATGTTTGACATGATAACTGgcact CCACCATTTAGAGCTGACAGTATGGATGGTGCAGAGGACACTGTAGCTAATATTCTTACCAGAGACCTGGAGATACCATTATATATATCGATGGAAGCCAGTGATCTCCTAAGCAAATTACTTgaa AGACAAGTTAGCTCTAGATTAGGATCGGGCTTAAATGAAGCCGAAGAGatcaaaaatcattgtttttttcaacaaattgaCTGGAAAGAGATAACAAACCGTACCTGCGAACCTCCATATATACCCATATTA AGTGGCGCAGACGACACAACGCAATTCGATTCCAGGTTTACTGATCAGCCTCCAGACCTTTTGGCAAACCAAATCAAAATTGTGGAAAaagtttatctttattataatttagttatactacgatatttaaattga